One Candidatus Symbiobacter mobilis CR genomic window, CATGCGCTTCTTGCCAATGGCCACCCTTGGATGACCCGCATTACGGGCGTGGGCTGCTCGGCCACGGCGCTCATTGGGGCATTCGGCGCCGTGCAGCAGGATGCCTGGCGCGCCACCATCTCTGCGATGGCCTGCTGGGGCATCGTCGGGGAACTGGCTGCCGAAGCCGTGCAGCGTCGGCAGCAGGGGGTGGGGAGCATGCAAGCCGTCATGCTCGATACCCTGCAATTGCTGGGCGCGGAAGAATTTGCCCAACGCCTCAAGCTGTCTGTGCTGTCGGTCTGAACGACGACTAGAACGGACAAATGGCAGACATCACGCCCCCCCGCATGGGGTGGGTGGGGCCACAGCGGCCCTGGCTGTATTTGGTGACCGACCGTGGATGCATGGGCGGACGACCCTTGGCAGAGGTCGTCTTGGCTGCGGTGCAAGGTGGGGTGCGATGCGTGCAGTTGCGCGAAAAGCATCTGCCCTTGGCCGACTTTGTTGCGATGGCGCGTGCCTTGAAGGCATGGCTGGCCCCAACGGGGGTTCCGCTGGTGATCAATGACAACATCGACGTCGCCCTCGCCTGCGAGGCGCACGGTGTACACCTTGGTCAATCGGACACCCCGGTGCATCTGGCGCGCAAACAGCTCCCGCCGGACGTCTTCATCGGGTTATCGATAGAAACGATGGCAGACCTTCACGCCGTACCCGCTGGGTGCGTGGACTACCTCGGTGTCAGTCCGATCTTCGCCACCCCAACCAAAACCGACACCCGCACCGTTTGGGGGCTGGATGGGCTGCGTACCGCACGGGCACTGACCACCCTGCCCCTCGTCGCCATCGGCGGCATTCACGCCGACAACGTGCATGCAGTGCAAGA contains:
- the thiE gene encoding thiamine phosphate synthase, whose amino-acid sequence is MADITPPRMGWVGPQRPWLYLVTDRGCMGGRPLAEVVLAAVQGGVRCVQLREKHLPLADFVAMARALKAWLAPTGVPLVINDNIDVALACEAHGVHLGQSDTPVHLARKQLPPDVFIGLSIETMADLHAVPAGCVDYLGVSPIFATPTKTDTRTVWGLDGLRTARALTTLPLVAIGGIHADNVHAVQEAGADGIAVVSAICAASDPCQAAKNLLA